In Pseudomonas sp. P5_109, the genomic window TAGTCGCCGCGCTGCGGAATCTGTAATCTCTCGGGCCCGCTACCAAATTCAAGACAAGGTAGCGGCCCACATTTCAAGAAGGTGTAGTTGCGATGAAACGTGTAGGTCTGATCGGTTGGCGCGGCATGGTCGGTTCCGTGCTCATGCAGCGGATGCTGGAAGAGCAGGATTTCGATCTTATCGAGCCGGTGTTTTTCACCACTTCCAATGTCGGTGGCCAAGGCCCGTCCGTGGGCAAGGACATTGCTCCGCTCAAGGACGCTTACAGCATTGAAGAGCTGAAAACCCTCGACGTGATTCTGACCTGCCAGGGTGGCGACTACACCAGCGAAGTCTTCCCCAAGCTGCGCGAAGCCGGCTGGCAGGGTTACTGGATCGACGCCGCTTCCAGCCTGCGCATGCAGGATGACGCGGTCATCGTCCTGGATCCGGTCAACCGCAAGGTCATCGACCAGCAGCTGGACGCGGGCACCAAGAACTACATCGGCGGCAACTGCACCGTCAGCCTGATGCTGATGGGCCTCGGTGGCCTGTTCGAAGCTGGCCTGGTGGAGTGGATGAGCGCCATGACGTATCAGGCGGCCTCCGGTGCCGGCGCGCAGAACATGCGTGAACTGATCAAGCAGATGGGCGCGACCCACGCCTCTGTCGCTGATCAACTGGCCGACCCGGCCAGCGCGATCCTCGACATCGACCGTCGTGTGGCCGAAGCCATGCGCAGCGACGCGTACCCGACTGAAAACTTCGGCGTACCACTGGCCGGCAGCCTGATCCCGTGGATCGACAAGGAACTGCCGAACGGCCAGAGCCGCGAAGAGTGGAAGGCCCAGGCCGAGACCAACAAGATCCTTGGTCGCTTCAAGAGCCCGATCCCGGTCGATGGCATCTGCGTGCGCATCGGCGCCATGCGCTGCCACAGCCAGGCGCTGACCATCAAGTTGAACAAAGACGTGCCGATCGCTGATATTGAAGGGCTGATCAGCCAGCACAACCCTTGGGTCAAGCTGGTGCCGAACAGCCGCGAGACCAGCATTCAGGAACTGAGCCCGAACAAGGTCACCGGCACCCTGAACATCCCGGTTGGCCGTCTGCGCAAGCTGAACATGGGTTCGCAATTCGTCGGCGCGTTTACTGTCGGCGACCAATTGCTGTGGGGCGCGGCCGAACCGCTGCGTCGCATGCTGCGGATCCTGCTCGAGCGTTGATCGATTGATGCAATGAAAGAACCCGTGCCTTGAAAGAGGTGCGGGTTTTTTTATGGGAGTTGTGTCGCCAGTCAGGTCGCCATCGCCAGCAAGCCGGCTCCTGCAATGATGAAATTACTCACACGTGTAGGAGCCGGCTTGCTGGCGAAGGCGATCTCATCGGCGCCGCATAACCCCCTGCAGAAATTGCCTGTGTGTCACTCACCCGGTAAAGTGCCGCTCCCCCCGTTTCGCCAGAGGTCAAACCATGAGCCAGTCCATTGATATTGCCGTGATCGGCGCCACCGGTACTGTCGGCGAGACACTCGTGCAGATTCTCGAAGAGCGCGATTTCCCGATCGGCACCCTGCACCTGCTGGCCAGCAGCGAATCAGCCGGCAGTTCGGTGCCGTTTCGCGGCAAGAACGTACGGGTGCGGGAAGTCGATGAGTTCGACTTCAGCAAGGTGCAACTAGCATTCTTTGCCGCCGGCCCGGCGGTTTCCTTGAGTTTTGCTTCCCGCGCGACAGACGCTGGTTGCTCGGTGATCGATCTTTCCGGTGCCTTGTCGGCGGAAAAGGCGCCGCAGGTCGTGCCTGAGGCCAACGCCCAGGTGCTGGCCGGCTTGAAAAAGCCCTTTCAGGTCAGCAGTCCAAGCCCGTCGGCCACCGCGCTGGCGGTAGTGCTCGCGCCATTGATGGATTTGCTCGATCTGCAGCGCATCAGCCTGACCGCCAGCCTGGCGGTATCGGCCCAGGGCCGCGAAGCGGTGAGTGAGCTCGCCCGGCAAACTGCCGAGTTGCTGAATGTGAGGCCGCTGGAGCCGAAATTCTTTGACCGGCAGATGGCCTTCAACCTGCTGGCCCAGGTCGGCACGCCGGATGAGCAAGGTCATACCCTGCTGGAAAAACGCCTGGTGCGCGAACTGCGCCAGGTCATGGCGCGACCTTCGTTGAAGATTTCCGTCACCTGCATTCAAGCCCCGGTGTTTTTTGGCGATAGCTATAGCGTGACCCTGCAGTCCGCGAGTGAAATCGACCTGGCGAAAATCAATGCGGCCCTGGAAGACGCACCCGGCATCGAGCTGGTGGAAGCTGGCGATTACCCGACGCCGGTGGGCGATGCGGTGGGGCAGGATGTGGTCTACGTCGGTCGGGTTCGCCATGGGATCGACGACCTGTCGGAACTTAATTTGTGGCTGACGTCAGATAACGTACGCAAAGGCGCGGCGCTCAACGCTGTGCAGCTGGCCGAGTTGTTGATAAAAGACCTGCTGTAAAAGATACTTTGCAACAATTTGTCGAATGATTCCGGGCGAGCCTATGCTTGCCGCAGTGCCGAAGGCGAGCCGCTTTGCGGGGCTTTGCCGGGCATCAATGAAATGACCGCGCGCGACGACCCTCGCCGTTGCGCGCAATGCCTTACGGCAGCGGCTATCAATACCTTCTCGCTGGCCGAGGAATGTTCAAACTAAGGATGAGCTAATGGTTCAAGTTCGCAAACTGGTGTTAGCAATAGCGGCCGCCTCGGCGCTGTCCTCCGGTATGGCGCATGCCCTCGGGCTCGGGGAGTTGACCCTGAAATCGACGCTCAACCAGCCGTTGGTGGCGGAAATCGAGCTGCTCGATGTCAAGGATCTCACGGCTGCCGAACTGGTACCGAGCCTGGCTTCGCCGGAAGATTTCGCCAAGGCCGGTGTCGACCGCCAGGCGTTTCTCAATGACTTGACCTTCACCCCGGTGCTGAACGCCAGCGGCAAAAGCATCCTGCGCGTGACCTCCAGCAAGCCACTCTCCGAACCCATGGTGAAGTTCCTGGTTCAGGTCATGTGGCCCAATGGCCGTTTGCTGCGCGACTACAGTGTGCTGCTCGATCCATCGAAATTCTCCTCGCAAACCGCCGAGGCGGCCGCGCAGCCCGCACCGAATTCGACCGTCGCTGCGCCGGTTACCGGTGCGACCAAGCCGTCCCAGTACACCACCACGCCGCGCGATACCCTGTGGGAAATCGCCGCGAAGGCGCGTAATGGCGGTTCGATCCAGCAAACCATGCTCGCCATCCAGGCGCTGAACCCGGACGCCTTCATTGACGGCAACATCAACCGCCTGAAAACCGGCCAGGTGTTGCGCATGCCGGACCAGGTGCAGAGCACCGGCCTGCCGCAACCGAAGGCCATTGCCGAAGTGGCCGCACAGAACAAGGCCTGGCGTCAGGGTCGCCGGTATGTGGCGAAACCCGGGGCAGGGCAGCAACAGCTCGACGCGACCAATCGCGCTCGTACCGATGCCGCTCCGACTCAAGCGACCAGCGACAAGCTGAGCCTGGTGTCTGCCGAATCCGGCAAGAACCGTGGCAAAGGGGTTGCCGGCGATGCCAAGGCCCTGAGCAACAAGCTGGCGGTGACCCAGGAGAGTCTCGATACCAGTCGTCGAGATAACGCTGAACTGAAAAGCCGCGTGGCCGATCTGCAAAGCCAGATGGACAAGCTGCAGCGCCTGATCGAACTGAAGAACAATCAACTGGCCAAGTTGCAAACCGAGGGCGCAAATGGCGCACCAGCGGTTGCGGCAGCGCCAGCAATGTCGGCCGAGCTGACACCCAACCCGGCAACGCCTGCTCCGGCAGACGCTGCAGCGGTGGCGCCAGCGCCCGAGGCAACTCCGGCACCGGCCGAGAAACCCGTCGAGGCGACACCTGCGGCATCCGACGATCGGAAATTCAATGAGTTGCTGACCAATCCGGTACTGCTGGGCCTGGTGGGTGGCGGCGCGGTGATTCTGCTGCTCCTGCTGCTGTTGCTGGCGCGTCGTCGCAAGGCCCAGCAAGAAGCCGAGAAGCATCTGCGCATGGCGCGTGCCCTGGCTGAAGAGCAGCCGTTCTCGACGGATCTCGACCTGCCGGAAAGCAGTTTCGAAGGCCTGGAAGTCCCGGCACCGAGCGTGAAGCTGGCGACAGCACCGGCAATGGCACCAGCGCCAGCCCCCGCACCGGCGCCGGTCATTGCTCCGGTGGTGATGACCACGCCGATTGCCGCGCCATTGGTGGCGCCGGCTGCCGAGCGTTCCGACGACGTGCTGGGCCAGGCTCAGTCGCACATCGATGCCGGTCGTTTGAACCAGGCTGCCGCGTTGCTCGAAGACGGCGTCAAGCGAGAGCCGCAGCGCAGCGACTTGCGCCTGAAACTGATGGAAGTCTACGGCCAGCAAGGCGATCGCGATGCGTTCGTCGGTCAGGAGCGTAAGTTGGTGGCCAATGGCGACAACTACGCCCAGGTTGAAAAACTCAAGAGCCGCTTCCCGGCCATGGCGCTGGTGGCTGCTGGTGGCATCGCCGCAGCCGCCGCTGCTGCCGAGCTGGACGCGCAATACGTCAAGGATCTGCTGCTTGACGAGCCGCCAGCACCGGCGCCGGCACCAGAACCAGCACCGTTCGAAGACGACCTCGACAGCGCCTTCGACCTGAGCCTGGATGATCTGGATGCGATTACGCCTGTGACGCCTGCGCCAGCACCTGAGCCCGAAGTGACAGCGCTGGCGGATCTGGACGAGTTCCCGCTGGATGACGATCTGAGTTTCGGCTCGGTGTTGCAGCAACAGACTGAAATCAAGGAAAACCTCGACGATCTGTCGGACTTCGATCTGGATCTGGATCTTGGTGCAGAGCCGTCGCCGGCGATACTGGCTGAAGACGATTTCCTGCTGGATCTGGATGAGGGTGTGAAGGATTTTCCGGTCGCTGAAGCCCCGGCCGTTCCCGAGGTTGCGCTGGATGATCTGGAGTTGCCAGCCGATTTCGATTTGTCGCTGGCCGAGGAAATGCACACGCCGGATGTGTCGGACACGTTCGCGGCAGAGCTGGATGATGTCAACGCCGAGCTGGAAAGCTTGTCCAACAGCATCGGTGAGCCGACCTTTACCGAGGCTGACGCCGCCCTCGATGGCGATGATGGCTTCGACTTCCTCTCGGGGACTGACGAGGCCGCTACCAAGCTCGACCTGGCTCAGGCCTATATCGACATGGGCGACAGCGATGGTGCCCGCGACATCCTCAATGAGGTCGTGAGTGAAGGTAATGCCGAGCAGAAGAGCGAAGCCCGGGAAATGCTTTCGCGCCTGGGTTGAGTGATCGGTAGGTTGTAAAAAAAGCGGCAGCCCATTGAGGCTGCCGTTTTTGTTTGGCCGGTGATGCGTTGGTGTCTGCGAAATTGCTATCGCGGGCAAGCCCGCTCCTACAGGTTATGTGGGCGACATAAATCACTGTAGGAGCGGGCTCGCCCGCGATGAGGCCGGAACAGTCAATGGAGATCCCTCTGGCATCCCCGCCCGGCGGCCTTATAATGCCCGCCTTTGGTACATCAGCAGGCTGTCCCTCCTTGGCAAATATAGATAACCCGGCCGCCGAAATGGCAGCCGACGGCTTTTTCCGGATCGCGCTGGGCGTCGAATACAAAGGCTCGCGCTATCGCGGCTGGCAGCGCCAGGCGTCCGGGGTCCTCACCGTGCAGGAAACCCTCGAAAACGCCTTGTCCAAAGTCGCCGACTCACCCGTTTCGCTGATGTGCGCCGGGCGTACCGACGCCGGGGTGCATGCCTGCGGACAGGTGGTGCATTTCGACACCCAGGTCGAGCGCTCGATGAAGGCCTGGACCATGGGCGCGAACATCAACTTGCCCCACGACGTCAGCGTCAGCTGGGCCAAAGTCATGCCAGGGCATTTCCATGCGCGGTTCAAGGCCATTGCCCGGCGTTATCGCTACGTGATCTACAACGATCAGATCCGCCCGGCGCACCTGAACGAAGAAGTGACCTGGAACCACCGTCCGCTGGACGTCGAGCGCATGGCCGAGGCCGCCCGGTATCTGCTCGGCACCCATGATTTCAGCGCATTCCGCGCCGGCCAGTGCCAGGCCAAGTCGCCGATCAAGGAACTGCACCACCTGCGCGTCACCCGCCACGGCAAGATGATCGTGCTGGATATTCGCGCCAGCGCTTTCCTGCATCACATGGTGCGCAACATTGCCGGCGTGCTGATGACCATTGGCGCCGGTGAGCGTCCCGTGGAGTGGATGAAAGAGGTGCTGGAGAGCCGCATTCGCCGCACCGGTGGCGTGACGGCGCATCCGTTCGGTCTGTATCTGGTGCAGGTCGAGTACCGTGACGAGTTCGAATTGCCCGAGCGTTACATCGGTCCACACTTCCTGACCGGCTTCTCGGAACTTGGCGGCTGACGCCCTCGAATGCTTTTGTTACCATCCGGGACTTCCCCGGATTTGTCTTGGAGTTGTGTCGACATGTCAGCCGTTCGCAGCAAGATCTGTGGGATTACCCGCATAGAAGATGCGTTGGCAGCCGTCGAGGCCGGGGCGGATGCCATCGGATTTGTGTTCTACGCCAAAAGCCCCCGTGCGGTGACGTTCCAGCAGGCGCGCTCGATCATCAAGGCGCTGCCGCCGTTCGTGACCACCGTGGGCCTGTTCGTCAACGCCAGCCGCTGCGAATTGGGTGAACTGCTCGATGCGGTGCCCCTGGACCTGCTGCAATTTCACGGCGATGAAAGCGCGGCGGATTGTGAAAGTTGGCACCGCCCGTACATCAAGGCGCTGCGGGTCAAGGCGGGTGATGATATCGCCGCGGCCTGTGATGCCTATGCAAGTGCCAGCGGAATCTTGCTTGATACCTATGTCGAAGGCGTTCCAGGAGGAACCGGTGAGGCCTTTGACTGGTCATTGATACCGCAAGGCTTGAGCAAGCCGATCATTCTGGCCGGCGGTCTGACACCGGATAACGTCGCCGAAGCGGTTGCGCGCGTTCGGCCTTATGCCGTGGATGTCAGCGGCGGGGTAGAGGCGAGCAAGGGCATCAAGGATCACGCAAAGATTCAGGCATTTATCAAAGCGGTGCGCGGTAGCACCTGTTGATGTGACGGCTGGCAGACTGCCGCCGTCCACTGCACTGTACAAAGCGGATGCACTGCACACTGCAGGCAGATCCGGGGGTTTGTGGTTGCACGCAGGTCATGTTTCGCGCTGACCGTGGCAGTCCATCGACCGTCGCCGCACACATGAATTTAGCGCTAGGGCATACACGGGGCTGCGAACCAGAGCGTTCGGGCCGCCGGTACTGGAGAAAGAAAGCATGAGCAACTGGTTAGTAGACAAACTGATCCCTTCGATCATGCGTTCCGAGGTCAAGAAGAGCTCGGTGCCTGAAGGTCTTTGGCACAAATGCCCGTCTTGCGAGGCTGTGCTGTATCGTCCGGAGTTGGAAAAGACCCTGGACGTTTGCCCCAAGTGCAACCATCACATGCGTATCGGCGCTCGCGCCCGCATCGACATCTTCCTCGACGTTGAAGGCCGTACCGAACTGGGTGCAGACCTGGAGCCGGTCGACCGTCTGAAGTTCCGCGACGGCAAGAAGTACAAGGATCGCCTGACCGCTGCACAAAAGCAGACCGGTGAGAAAGACGCGCTGGTTTCCATGAGCGGTACTTTGCTGGGCATGCCGATCGTGGTGTCGGCGTTCGAATTCTCCTTCATGGGTGGTTCGATGGGCGCGATCGTCGGTGAGCGCTTTGTTCGCGCCGCCAACTACGCCCTGGAAAAACGTTGCCCGATGGTCTGCTTCTCCGCCTCCGGTGGTGCGCGGATGCAGGAAGCGCTGATCTCCCTGATGCAGATGGCCAAGACTTCCGCGGTGCTGGCGCGCCTGCGTGAAGAGGGCATCCCGTTCATCTCCGTGCTGACCGACCCGGTCTACGGCGGCGTTTCCGCCAGTCTGGCGATGCTGGGCGACGTGATTGTCGGCGAGCCGAAGGCGTTGATCGGTTTTGCCGGTCCGCGTGTGATCGAGCAAACCGTGCGCGAAAAACTGCCGGAAGGCTTCCAGCGCAGCGAGTTCCTGCTGGAGCACGGTGCCATCGACCTGATCATCGACCGTCAGGAGCTGCGTCCGCGCCTGGGCAACCTGCTGGCGCAAATGATGGGTCTGCCGACGCCGAAGTTCGTGGCTGCACCCATCGAGCCGATCGTGGTTCCACCGGTACCTGCCAGCCTATGATCCAACGTACCCTTGGCGAATGGCTCGCCTACCTTGAGCAGTTGCACCCTTCAGCCATCGACATGGGGCTGGAGCGGTCGCAGCAGGTAGCGTCCCGCATGGGACTGGGCAAGCCGGCGCCTCGGGTGATCACGGTCACCGGGACCAACGGCAAGGGTTCCACCTGTGCGTTCGTGGCGTCCTTGCTGCGGGCCCAGGGCTTGAAAGTCGGGGTTTACAACTCCCCGCACCTGCTGCGTTACAACGAGCGGGTAACGGTCAATGGCGTCGAAGCCACGGATGCCGAGCTGTGCGAGGCCTTTGCCGCGGTAGAGGCCGGGCGCGGGGATACTTCCCTCACGTACTTCGAAATGGGCACCCTGGCGGCATTCTGGCTGTTCCAGCGCTCGGGCCTCGATGCGGTGGTGCTGGAAGTCGGTCTGGGCGGTCGCCTGGATACGGTCAATGTGGTGGATGCCGACATGGCGCTGGTCACCAGTATTGGCGTCGACCATGCGGATTACCTGGGTGATACCCGAGAGTCCGTGGCTTTCGAGAAGGCCGGTATTTTCCGTCAGGGCGCTCCGGCGCTCTGCGGCGATCTGAATCCTCCACAACCCCTGCTGGACAAGGCGCGCGAGCTCAATTGCCCGTTTTTCCTGCGTGGGCGCGATTTTGACCTTGGTGTGACTGATCACCACTGGCAGTGGCGCGGTGTCGATGCGCAAGGGCGTGTGGTCGAGTTGCGCGACCTGCCGCTGCTTGATCTGCCGATGGAAAACGCAGCGCTGGCGTTGCAGGCTTACCTGCTGCTCGGGCTGACTTGGGTGGATGCGCAGATTATCGAAGCGCTGCGGGCTACGAAGGTGGTCGGTCGCCTGGATCGTCGCGAGATCGAGTGGCAAGGCAAGCGTTTGAATTTATTGCTGGATGTGGGGCATAACCCACATGCGGCGGAGTACCTGGCCCGTCGCCTGGCCAGCCGCCCACCGGTCGGCAAGCGTCTGGCGGTGTTCGGACTGTTGGCGGACAAGGATCTGGATGGTGTTGTCGGCGAATTGAATGCTAGTGTCCAGCACTGGGCTGTCGCACCACTGGATTCGCCTCGGGCGCGTCCGGTTACGGACCTGCACGATGTGTTGCAAGGTCTTGGTGCTTCGGTCACGTCATACGAAAGTGTGGCGGCTGCCCTGGAAGGGCAGTGCGCACAGGCTACGAGCGACGACGAAATCCTGTTGTTCGGATCATTTTATTGTGTCGCCGAGGCCCTTGAATGGCTGGCCCGGCGCTCCACGGAGGACGCGGCAAATGGCATTGCTGGATAAGGCATACAAACAGCGCATGGTTGGCGCCCTGGTGTTGGTCGCGCTGGCGGTGATTTTTCTGCCGATGCTGTTTTCCCGCCAGGACGAACAGCGCCAGGTGACGGTCGAAGC contains:
- the folC gene encoding bifunctional tetrahydrofolate synthase/dihydrofolate synthase, translated to MIQRTLGEWLAYLEQLHPSAIDMGLERSQQVASRMGLGKPAPRVITVTGTNGKGSTCAFVASLLRAQGLKVGVYNSPHLLRYNERVTVNGVEATDAELCEAFAAVEAGRGDTSLTYFEMGTLAAFWLFQRSGLDAVVLEVGLGGRLDTVNVVDADMALVTSIGVDHADYLGDTRESVAFEKAGIFRQGAPALCGDLNPPQPLLDKARELNCPFFLRGRDFDLGVTDHHWQWRGVDAQGRVVELRDLPLLDLPMENAALALQAYLLLGLTWVDAQIIEALRATKVVGRLDRREIEWQGKRLNLLLDVGHNPHAAEYLARRLASRPPVGKRLAVFGLLADKDLDGVVGELNASVQHWAVAPLDSPRARPVTDLHDVLQGLGASVTSYESVAAALEGQCAQATSDDEILLFGSFYCVAEALEWLARRSTEDAANGIAG
- the truA gene encoding tRNA pseudouridine(38-40) synthase TruA; amino-acid sequence: MAADGFFRIALGVEYKGSRYRGWQRQASGVLTVQETLENALSKVADSPVSLMCAGRTDAGVHACGQVVHFDTQVERSMKAWTMGANINLPHDVSVSWAKVMPGHFHARFKAIARRYRYVIYNDQIRPAHLNEEVTWNHRPLDVERMAEAARYLLGTHDFSAFRAGQCQAKSPIKELHHLRVTRHGKMIVLDIRASAFLHHMVRNIAGVLMTIGAGERPVEWMKEVLESRIRRTGGVTAHPFGLYLVQVEYRDEFELPERYIGPHFLTGFSELGG
- a CDS encoding aspartate-semialdehyde dehydrogenase; the encoded protein is MSQSIDIAVIGATGTVGETLVQILEERDFPIGTLHLLASSESAGSSVPFRGKNVRVREVDEFDFSKVQLAFFAAGPAVSLSFASRATDAGCSVIDLSGALSAEKAPQVVPEANAQVLAGLKKPFQVSSPSPSATALAVVLAPLMDLLDLQRISLTASLAVSAQGREAVSELARQTAELLNVRPLEPKFFDRQMAFNLLAQVGTPDEQGHTLLEKRLVRELRQVMARPSLKISVTCIQAPVFFGDSYSVTLQSASEIDLAKINAALEDAPGIELVEAGDYPTPVGDAVGQDVVYVGRVRHGIDDLSELNLWLTSDNVRKGAALNAVQLAELLIKDLL
- the asd gene encoding aspartate-semialdehyde dehydrogenase, yielding MKRVGLIGWRGMVGSVLMQRMLEEQDFDLIEPVFFTTSNVGGQGPSVGKDIAPLKDAYSIEELKTLDVILTCQGGDYTSEVFPKLREAGWQGYWIDAASSLRMQDDAVIVLDPVNRKVIDQQLDAGTKNYIGGNCTVSLMLMGLGGLFEAGLVEWMSAMTYQAASGAGAQNMRELIKQMGATHASVADQLADPASAILDIDRRVAEAMRSDAYPTENFGVPLAGSLIPWIDKELPNGQSREEWKAQAETNKILGRFKSPIPVDGICVRIGAMRCHSQALTIKLNKDVPIADIEGLISQHNPWVKLVPNSRETSIQELSPNKVTGTLNIPVGRLRKLNMGSQFVGAFTVGDQLLWGAAEPLRRMLRILLER
- the accD gene encoding acetyl-CoA carboxylase, carboxyltransferase subunit beta, which encodes MSNWLVDKLIPSIMRSEVKKSSVPEGLWHKCPSCEAVLYRPELEKTLDVCPKCNHHMRIGARARIDIFLDVEGRTELGADLEPVDRLKFRDGKKYKDRLTAAQKQTGEKDALVSMSGTLLGMPIVVSAFEFSFMGGSMGAIVGERFVRAANYALEKRCPMVCFSASGGARMQEALISLMQMAKTSAVLARLREEGIPFISVLTDPVYGGVSASLAMLGDVIVGEPKALIGFAGPRVIEQTVREKLPEGFQRSEFLLEHGAIDLIIDRQELRPRLGNLLAQMMGLPTPKFVAAPIEPIVVPPVPASL
- a CDS encoding FimV/HubP family polar landmark protein; its protein translation is MVQVRKLVLAIAAASALSSGMAHALGLGELTLKSTLNQPLVAEIELLDVKDLTAAELVPSLASPEDFAKAGVDRQAFLNDLTFTPVLNASGKSILRVTSSKPLSEPMVKFLVQVMWPNGRLLRDYSVLLDPSKFSSQTAEAAAQPAPNSTVAAPVTGATKPSQYTTTPRDTLWEIAAKARNGGSIQQTMLAIQALNPDAFIDGNINRLKTGQVLRMPDQVQSTGLPQPKAIAEVAAQNKAWRQGRRYVAKPGAGQQQLDATNRARTDAAPTQATSDKLSLVSAESGKNRGKGVAGDAKALSNKLAVTQESLDTSRRDNAELKSRVADLQSQMDKLQRLIELKNNQLAKLQTEGANGAPAVAAAPAMSAELTPNPATPAPADAAAVAPAPEATPAPAEKPVEATPAASDDRKFNELLTNPVLLGLVGGGAVILLLLLLLLARRRKAQQEAEKHLRMARALAEEQPFSTDLDLPESSFEGLEVPAPSVKLATAPAMAPAPAPAPAPVIAPVVMTTPIAAPLVAPAAERSDDVLGQAQSHIDAGRLNQAAALLEDGVKREPQRSDLRLKLMEVYGQQGDRDAFVGQERKLVANGDNYAQVEKLKSRFPAMALVAAGGIAAAAAAAELDAQYVKDLLLDEPPAPAPAPEPAPFEDDLDSAFDLSLDDLDAITPVTPAPAPEPEVTALADLDEFPLDDDLSFGSVLQQQTEIKENLDDLSDFDLDLDLGAEPSPAILAEDDFLLDLDEGVKDFPVAEAPAVPEVALDDLELPADFDLSLAEEMHTPDVSDTFAAELDDVNAELESLSNSIGEPTFTEADAALDGDDGFDFLSGTDEAATKLDLAQAYIDMGDSDGARDILNEVVSEGNAEQKSEAREMLSRLG
- a CDS encoding phosphoribosylanthranilate isomerase, translating into MSAVRSKICGITRIEDALAAVEAGADAIGFVFYAKSPRAVTFQQARSIIKALPPFVTTVGLFVNASRCELGELLDAVPLDLLQFHGDESAADCESWHRPYIKALRVKAGDDIAAACDAYASASGILLDTYVEGVPGGTGEAFDWSLIPQGLSKPIILAGGLTPDNVAEAVARVRPYAVDVSGGVEASKGIKDHAKIQAFIKAVRGSTC